The Primulina eburnea isolate SZY01 chromosome 8, ASM2296580v1, whole genome shotgun sequence genome contains a region encoding:
- the LOC140840283 gene encoding aldehyde dehydrogenase family 3 member F1-like, with amino-acid sequence MFACTFQSRETSDGRALIHDLMKLAPSYLLQQNLQVEVTQLREAFDSGRTKEESWRRLQLKNLISLLEEKENDISQALKQDLGKHPIESYRDEIGPLIKSLNYALNGLKKWMSGRKADLPLAAFPSSAVLVPEPLGVVLIISSWNFPFGVSLEPLIGAICAGNAVVLKPSELAPASASVLANLIHTYLDPKAIKVIQGGVSVGEQLLQLKWDKIFFTGSAPVARIVMTAAAKNLTPVTIELGGKCPAVVDSLSSSWDKTIAIKRILAAKFGICAGQACISIDYILVEKKFVSTLVELLKAATLSMFGVNPKETNSIARIINKYHFTRLKNLLNEPSTKASIVYGGSLDEDNLFIEATILVDPPLETGVMTEEIFGPLLPIITLENIEDSIMFLKSKPKPLVIYAFTNNEGLKKRLSLETSSGSVVFNDAIVQYAADSLPFGGVGESGFGRYHGKFSFDEFSYEKAVVRRGYLVDFWFRYPPWNNHKLQLFKSAYRFDYLGIVLIMLGLKKS; translated from the exons ATGTTCGCCTGCACGTTCCAATCAAGGGAAACGTCTGATGGCAGGGCACTGATCCATGATTTAATGAAGCTGGCACCGAGCTACTTGTTGCAACAAA ATTTGCAAGTGGAGGTGACTCAGCTGAGGGAAGCATTTGACTCTGGGAGGACCAAGGAAGAATCTTGGAGGAGGTTGCAGctcaagaatttgatctctctGCTGGAAGAGAAAGAGAATGATATATCTCAAGCTCTGAAACAAGATTTAGGGAAGCATCCAATCGAATCTTATAGAGATGAG ATTGGACCTTTGATAAAGTCTTTGAATTATGCGTTGAATGGCCTGAAGAAATGGATGTCAGGCAGAAAG GCTGATTTGCCGCTTGCTGCTTTCCCATCTAGTGCTGTCTTAGTCCCTGAGCCCCTTGGAGTTGTTCTCATCATATCATCTTGGAATTTCCCATTTG GAGTGTCTTTGGAACCATTGATCGGAGCAATTTGTGCGGGAAACGCAGTTGTTTTGAAGCCATCGGAGCTTGCTCCTGCATCCGCCTCGGTTTTAGCCAACTTGATTCACACTTACTTGGATCCTAAAGCTATAAAAGTCATTCAAGGTGGTGTTTCAGTTGGTGAGCAGCTATTACAACTTAAATGGGACAAGATTTTCTTCACAG GAAGTGCACCAGTAGCACGTATAGTCATGACTGCTGCAGCAAAGAATCTCACTCCTGTTACTATAGAGTTAGGAGGAAAATGCCCTGCAGTTGTTGATTCTCTTTCAAGTTCTTGGGATAAAACG ATTGCGATAAAACGTATCCTTGCTGCGAAATTCGGGATTTGTGCTGGACAAGCTTGTATAAGCATTGATTACATTCTCGTGGAAAAGAAGTTTGTATCCACTCTG GTAGAATTACTGAAGGCTGCTACACTGAGTATGTTCGGAGTAAATCCAAAAGAAACCAACAGCATCGCGAGGATCATAAACAAATATCACTTTACGCGACTCAAGAATCTCTTAAATGAGCCCTCAACCAAGGCTTCTATTGTCTATGGCGGTTCGTTAGACGAAGACAACCT GTTCATCGAAGCAACTATATTGGTCGATCCACCATTAGAAACTGGAGTCATGACTGAAGAAATCTTTGGTCCACTCCTTCCTATAATCACT TTGGAAAATATTGAAGATAGTATTATGTTCCTCAAATCGAAGCCTAAGCCGCTTGTAATATACGCATTCACTAATAATGAAGGCCTAAAGAAGAGGTTATCTTTAGAGACATCCTCAGGAAGTGTGGTTTTTAATGATGCGATAGTTCAA TATGCGGCGGACTCTCTTCCATTCGGAGGAGTTGGGGAAAGTGGTTTTGGTAGATATCACGGAAAATTCTCGTTCGATGAGTTCTCATACGAGAAGGCAGTTGTAAGACGTGGCTATCTTGTGGATTTTTGGTTCCGGTATCCCCCGTGGAACAACCATAAGTTGCAGCTCTTTAAATCTGCATACAGATTTGATTATCTGGGAATTGTTCTCATTATGCTGGGCTTGAAAAAGTCTTGA
- the LOC140840284 gene encoding origin of replication complex subunit 1-like codes for MAETPKTKKSKASSNKTPNLKQSISPPTPQISTTTNTTAPRRSLRLTSATPKKFQQSAVTTPKIRQNDPLSSPTTISLAPASPQLTESKRKRKTENGKNEGFETKRASRNVDKNARNESGRKRVYYKKVVYDGGEFSAGDDVYVKRREDAASDDEDPVVEECRVCFKPVGKRIMIECDECLNGYHLKCLKPPTKEVPEGSWICNYCEARKSGKKVELPDPPKGKKRARTAREKLISSDLWAAHIESLWKDVDGTYWFRARWYVIPEETSVGRQPHNLRRELYLTNDFADVEMESVIRHCFVMNPKEFSKADNEGDDVFLCEYEYNIHWHSFKRIAEIDNNEDDGGGVDSGDDWNSCDDSESDTEEDMEYDIESRHRLLSGPSPAHSLAANSRKGQIYGLQKIGTKTIPEHVRCRKQTDLERAKAMLLLATLPKSLTCRDKEMNEITTFIKDAICDEQCLGRCLYIHGVPGTGKTVSVLAVMRNLRSEVDAGSIRPYCFVEINGLKLASPESVYSVIYEGLSGHKVGWKKALNFLTERFSGENQCWKEDSKPCVLLIDELDLLVTRNQSVLYNILDWPTKPNSKLIVIGIANTMDLPEKLLPRISSRMGIQRLCFGPYNYQQLQEIISSRLKGIYAFEEYAVEFASRKVAAVSGDARRALEICRRAAEIADYRAKSLPLSNSNTAVIVGMGDVEAAIKEMFQAPHIQVIRSCSKLSKIFLAAMVHELYKTGMGETTFEKMAVTVSCFCSSNGELFPGYDTLLKVGCKLGECRILLCESGAKHKLQKLQLNYPSDDVTFALKDSKDLPWLAKYL; via the exons ATGGCAGAGACACCAAAGACTAAGAAATCCAAGGCGTCTTCAAACAAAACCCCCAATCTAAAGCAGTCCATTTCTCCACCAACTCCACAAATCtcaaccacaacaaacaccacCGCTCCCCGCCGCTCCCTTCGCCTCACCTCCGCAACTCCAAAAAAATTCCAACAGTCCGCCGTCACGACTCCGAAGATTCGCCAGAATGACCCCCTTAGCTCACCCACCACAATTTCATTGGCCCCCGCATCGCCACAACTCACTGAATCcaagagaaaaagaaaaaccGAAAATGGAAAAAATGAGGGTTTCGAGACAAAAAGGGCCTCGAGGAATGTAGACAAAAATGCCCGTAATGAGAGTGGCAGGAAAAGAGTGTACTATAAAAAGGTCGTTTACGATGGTGGCGAATTTTCAGCAGGGGACGATGTATATGTGAAGAGGAGAGAAGACGCAGCCTCCGATGATGAGGATCCGGTGGTGGAGGAATGTAGGGTGTGTTTCAAGCCTGTTGGTAAGAGGATTATGATTGAGTGTGATGAGTGCTTGAATGGGTATCACTTGAAGTGCCTGAAACCGCCAACGAAGGAGGTTCCAGAGGGCAGTTGGATTTGTAACTATTGCGAGGCTAGGAAATCGGGAAAAAAGGTTGAGCTCCCAGATCCGCCTAAAGGGAAGAAGAGGGCTAGGACTGCGAGGGAAAAGTTAATTTCGAGCGATTTGTGGGCTGCTCATATTGAAAG TTTATGGAAAGATGTGGACGGTACTTATTGGTTCCGGGCACGGTGGTATGTTATTCCAGAAGAGACATCTGTGGGAAGACAGCCTCATAATTTGAGGAGGGAGCTCTATTTGACAAATGATTTTGCTGATGTTGAG ATGGAATCTGTTATAAGACATTGCTTTGTCATGAATCCAAAAGAATTTTCCAAGGCTGACAATGAGGGGGATGATGTGTTTCTGTGTGAATATGAGTACAACATTCACTGGCATAGTTTCAAGAGAATTGCAGAGATTGACAACAATGAAGAT GATGGTGGAGGAGTTGACAGTGGTGATGATTGGAATTCTTGTGATGATTCTGAGTCTGACACAGAAGAAGACATGGAATATGACATTGAGAGCAGGCACCGTTTATTGTCTGGACCATCTCCAGCTCATTCTTTAGCTGCG AACTCACGAAAAGGACAAATATATGGTCTGCAAAAGATAGGGACAAAGACAATACCAGAACATGTTCGTTGTCGCAAGCAGACTGATCTTGAAAGGGCAAAAGCAATGCTTCTACTTGCAACATTGCCCAAGTCTCTAACTTGTAGGGACAA GGAAATGAATGAGATAACGACATTTATTAAAGATGCCATATGTGATGAGCAGTGCCTGGGAAGATGCCTCTATATTCACGGTGTTCCTGGAACTGGCAAG ACGGTGAGCGTTCTTGCTGTGATGAGGAATCTAAGGTCTGAGGTTGATGCAGGAAGCATTAGGCCTTACTGCTTTGTGGAGATTAATGGTCTCAAATTGGCTTCACCGGAAAGTGTATATAGC GTAATATATGAGGGACTGAGTGGGCATAAAGTTGGTTGGAAAAAGGCTCTCAATTTCTTGACTGAACGGTTTTCAGGTGAAAACCaatgttggaaggaagattcaAAACCTTGTGTTCTTCTCATAGATGAGCTAGATCTTCTAGTAACCAGAAATCAGTCG GTTCTATATAATATTCTTGATTGGCCTACCAAGCCAAATTCCAAATTGATTGTGATAG GGATAGCAAACACTATGGATCTTCCAGAGAAGTTGCTTCCTCGTATCTCCAGTCGAATGGGCATACAAAGGCTTTGCTTCGGTCCATATAACTACCAGCAGCTTCAAGAAATAATTTCCAGCCGTTTAAAAGGAATTTATGCTTTTGAAGAATATGCAGTTGAGTTTGCTTCAAGGAAG gtGGCAGCTGTTTCTGGAGATGCTCGTCGTGCATTGGAGATTTGTCGGCGAGCTGCAGAAATTGCAGATTATCGCGCTAAAAGCTTGCCCCTTTCCAACTCAAACACCGCAG TTATTGTAGGTATGGGAGATGTTGAAGCAGCCATAAAAGAGATGTTCCAGGCTCCTCATATTCAA GTGATAAGAAGTTGTTCTAAATTGAGTAAAATCTTTTTGGCTGCTATGGTACATGAACTCTATAAGACAGGGATGGGTGAAACAACCTTTGAAAAG ATGGCTGTGACAGTCTCTTGTTTCTGTTCAAGCAACGGAGAACTGTTTCCAGGATACGACACTCTCCTGAAAGTCGG ATGCAAGCTTGGTGAGTGCAGAATACTGTTGTGTGAATCTGGTGCAAAGCACAAATTGCAGAAATTGCAACTCAACTATCCTAG TGATGATGTCACTTTTGCGCTCAAAGACAGCAAGGACCTGCCTTGGTTGGCGAAGTATCTCTAA
- the LOC140840285 gene encoding polyadenylate-binding protein RBP47B': protein MSGPTVPYHQPATLEEVRTLWIGDLPYWADESYLRGWFAQTGEVLSIKVIRNKITGQPEGYGFVEFTSHQVAERVLQSYHGTQIPGTELTFRLNWASFGVGEKRIDGGPEHSIFVGDLAPDVTDYLLQETFRVSYPSVRGAKVVTDPNTGRSKGYGFVKFADEMERNRAMVEMNGIYCSTRPMRISAATPKKTAAAVPQQYVAAKAIYPAPVYTAPVQTLPVDNDINNTTVFLGNLDHNVSEEELRQIFLQFGEIVYVKIPASKGCGFVQFTARTSAEESIQSMQGAVIGQQVVRLSWGRSLTAKQDVASVWGQSADPNQWSAYYAYGQGYDPYAVVATQDPSAYSYGAYAGYAQYPQQTEGSQDMAVLSGAVPPTEHREEIYDPLATPNVDKLNASYLAVHGSAILGRPMWQRTSSSLPLA from the exons ATGAGCGGGCCAACGGTACCGTATCACCAACCAGCCACACTGGAAGAAGTACGCACCCTTTGGATTGGTGATTTGCCTTATTGGGCCGACGAATCCTATCTACGCGGCTGGTTTGCCCAAACCGGCGAG GTCCTTTCAATAAAAGTAATTCGAAACAAAATAACAGGTCAGCCAGAGGGTTATGGGTTTGTGGAATTTACATCACATCAAGTGGCGGAAAGGGTTCTACAATCTTATCATGGAACACAGATTCCCGGGACGGAGCTAACTTTTAGATTGAATTGGGCATCATTTGGTGTTGGAGAAAAGCGTATTGATGGAGGCCCTGAACACTCTATTTTTGTTGGAGATTTAGCACCAGACGTTACGGACTATCTGCTGCAGGAGACTTTCCGAGTTAGTTATCCATCAGTTAGAGGAGCCAAGGTCGTGACAGATCCAAACACTGGGCGTTCCAAGGGATATGGTTTTGTTAAGTTTGCTGATGAGATGGAGAGGAATCGAGCAATGGTTGAGATGAATGGTATCTATTGCTCAACTAGGCCCATGCGAATTAGCGCAGCAACACCCAAAAAAACTGCTGCTGCTGTTCCACAGCAGTATGTTGCTGCCAAAG CAATATATCCAGCACCAGTTTATACTGCACCAGTTCAGACACTTCCAGTGGACAATGATATCAATAACACTACC GTTTTTCTTGGTAATTTGGACCATAATGTATCAGAAGAAGAACTGAGACAAATATTTTTGCAATTTGGTGAAATTGTCTATGTTAAAATCCCAGCGTCCAAAGGTTGTGGTTTTGTGCAGTTCACAGCAAG GACATCTGCTGAAGAATCAATCCAGAGCATGCAAGGTGCTGTGATTGGTCAACAAGTCGTCCGTCTTTCCTGGGGAAGGAGTCTAACAGCAAAACAG GATGTTGCTAGTGTCTGGGGTCAATCTGCAGATCCAAATCAATGGAGTGCTTATTATGCTTATGGGCAAGGATATGATCCCTATGCTGTGGTTGCCACGCAGGATCCTTCAGCCTATTCATACGGTGCATACGCTGGATATGCACAGTATCCTCAACAG ACGGAAGGGTCTCAAGACATGGCAGTTTTATCTGGTGCTGTTCCACCTACCGAACACAGAGAGGAGATTTATGATCCCTTGGCTACACCCAATGTTGACAA GTTAAATGCTTCTTACCTGGCTGTTCATGGAAGTGCCATTTTGGGAAGGCCTATGTGGCAGAGGACCTCATCATCATTACCGCTAGCATAG